GTACGTGCCCGTCTCCGCGCGCTGTCCCGACCGCCCGCGCACTTAGGTAGCGCCAAGTAGTAGCGGCATTTTTTCGAGTAGGACACGGGCTGGCGGGTCCCCCTAGTCTCGAAAAAGGGGAACGGTCCTGATCATCGCTTCGGACCACGTGCCACGACCGGACGCAGCATCGCTGTGACGGCGCTGGGCGCCCTACGCCCGCTGACGTGCATCCCTACAGCCGTTCCATTTTCCACAAGGACATCGATGCATTCACTCGCGCTCGCAGCCAGCCCAGCCTCCGCCGTCGACCTCGGCCTGCAGGCCCTGGGCGACCGGTGGTCCGACTGGACCGCCTCCCTCGACTGGACGGACGTCAGTGCGTTCTGGGCCGAGGTCTCCCCCTACTTCCCGATCGCCGTCGCCGGCGCCATCGTCTGGGGCCTCTGGCTCTACCGCTTCATCCTCTCGCACCGGGCGAAGCCGATCGTGACCGACTACCGGACCACGACGTCCGTGGTGGTCCCGTCCTTCCACGAGGACCCCGACATCCTGATGAGCGCGCTCGAGTCGTGGCGCTCCCAGGGACCCGACGAGATCATCATCGTCCTGGACGTCGAGGACCTCGACGCCTACGCCCGGATCGAGGCCCTCGGCGACCCGACCGTCAAGCCGATCCTGTTCCACCACGTGGGCAAGCGCTCCGCCCTGGGGGCCGGGATCCGCCTCGCGCAGTACGAGGTCCTGGTGCTCACGGACTCCGACACCTGGTGGCAGCCAGACCTGCTGACGAACGTCCAGATGCCGTTCGTCGACCCGCTCGTCGGCGCCGTCGGAACCCACCAGAACGTCTACCAGCGCGACACGAGCGTGTGGCGCCGCGTCGCCGACTGGCTCGTGAACCTGCGCTACCTCGACTACGTCCCCGCCATGGGCGCTGCCGGCGCCGTGCCGTGCGTCTCCGGCCGGACCGCCGTCTACCGCCGCTCCGCCGTCCTGCCCGTCCTCGAGCACCTCGAGAACGAGTACTTCCTCGGCAAGCGCTGCATCTCCGGCGACGACGGCCGCCTGACCTGGCTGGTCCTCGCCTCGGGCTACAAGACCGTGCACCAGTCGACGGCGCGGGCCCTGTCGATGTTCCCCGCCAGCTTCCGGGCCTTCGTGAAGCAGCGCGTCCGCTGGAGCCGGAACTCCTACCGCTGCTACCTCACGGCCATCGGCACCGGGTGGCTGTGGCGCGTGCCCTTCATCACCAAGGTCACCGTCCTGCAGATCCTGCTGACGCCGGTGACCATGGGCCTGACCATGTTCTACCTGATCTTCAACCGCCTGGACTTCACGGTCCTCGGCGTGGCCGCAGCCCTCAGCTGGCTGCTCCTCGGCCGCGGCATCCGCGGTGCCTCCCACCTCCGCCGCCACCCCAAGGACATCCTGATCCTGCCCGTCCTCGCCTTCGCCGTGATCCTCGTCGCCCTGCCCATCAAGCTGTACGCCTTCGCCACCATGAACAAGCAGGGCTGGCTGACGCGGCACGCCG
This genomic interval from Arthrobacter agilis contains the following:
- a CDS encoding glycosyltransferase: MHSLALAASPASAVDLGLQALGDRWSDWTASLDWTDVSAFWAEVSPYFPIAVAGAIVWGLWLYRFILSHRAKPIVTDYRTTTSVVVPSFHEDPDILMSALESWRSQGPDEIIIVLDVEDLDAYARIEALGDPTVKPILFHHVGKRSALGAGIRLAQYEVLVLTDSDTWWQPDLLTNVQMPFVDPLVGAVGTHQNVYQRDTSVWRRVADWLVNLRYLDYVPAMGAAGAVPCVSGRTAVYRRSAVLPVLEHLENEYFLGKRCISGDDGRLTWLVLASGYKTVHQSTARALSMFPASFRAFVKQRVRWSRNSYRCYLTAIGTGWLWRVPFITKVTVLQILLTPVTMGLTMFYLIFNRLDFTVLGVAAALSWLLLGRGIRGASHLRRHPKDILILPVLAFAVILVALPIKLYAFATMNKQGWLTRHADQIGGDGQDAHSLGTTSSADLSDQTTREAVA